Genomic DNA from bacterium:
ACCCGCCGCGCTCACGCCGCCTGCGGCCGCCGCCGGACCTGAGGCGGACGCCGCGGCGGCGGCGAAGGCGGCCCGCGAACGGGAATTCCGCGCCGAGTGTGAGCGCTTCGTGCGCGAGACGCTGGCCCAGATCCGCAGCCGCCCGCCCGCGACGGTCGCGGCGACGCCAGCCGCCCCGGACCTGTTCGTCGCGCCGTCGGCCGCCGCGGTGGCCGCTTCCGCGTCCGCGCCGGTCCCGCCGTCCAAGCGGCTGGCGCTGGAGAGCCTGGCCGCCGAGGTGGCCGTCTGCACGTCCTGCAAGCTGCACCCCACGCGCACCCGCACGGTCTTCGGCAGCGGCAACCCCGACGCGCGCGTGCTCTTCATCGGCGAGGCTCCCGGCCGCAACGAGGACGAGCAGGGGCTGCCGTTCGTCGGCCGCGCCGGGCAGCTGCTGACCGACATCCTGCGCGCCATCCGCTTCGAGCGCGACGAGGTCTACATCTGCAACATCCTGAAGTGTCGGCCGCCCGAGAACCGCGACCCCGAGCGAGACGAGGCCGACGCCTGCGAGCCCTTCCTGCGCCGGCAGCTCGCGATCATCCAGCCGCACCTGATCTGCTGCCTCGGCCGCCACGCCGCGATGACGCTGCTGGACACCCGCGCCAGCCTGCGCTCGCTGCGCGAGACCGTGCACTTCTACCAGGGCATCCCCGTGCTGGCGACCTTCCATCCCGCCGCGCTGCTGCGCAACCCGCACTGGAAGCGCGACACGTGGGAGGACGTGCGCAAGCTGCGCGCCCTGCACGACGC
This window encodes:
- a CDS encoding uracil-DNA glycosylase, with translation MRETLAQIRSRPPATVAATPAAPDLFVAPSAAAVAASASAPVPPSKRLALESLAAEVAVCTSCKLHPTRTRTVFGSGNPDARVLFIGEAPGRNEDEQGLPFVGRAGQLLTDILRAIRFERDEVYICNILKCRPPENRDPERDEADACEPFLRRQLAIIQPHLICCLGRHAAMTLLDTRASLRSLRETVHFYQGIPVLATFHPAALLRNPHWKRDTWEDVRKLRALHDALLADAS